ATCAAGCTGGTACGATCATGTGGACTCTGAGTATCGTTGCCAGCGGAATGATCTTAGGATTGCTGGATTCACGCAAACCGTGGGTCTTTCCTGTCTTGTTGGCACTTGGGTACTCGGCTGCAGGTACATTGCTCGGCGGATTCGGGAATCTTCCGGACCTCCTCGTGCGGCTCCAGCTTGGCGCTACTCTGGCCATTCCTGCCGCGATTGGGTCATATGCCGGAGCTGTGCTGCGCAAACTTGCACGCGGCAGACTGCAAGTTCACGGAAAGGAAACCCCGCGAAGTGCAAGGTGGATCGCATTGGCCATAGGGTCAATCTCGTCCATTATTTTCGTAAAGATTCCGGGTCAGGTTGGTATCTTTTACTCATTCACACTGCTGCTCGGTGCTGCCTTGATCTTAGGCTACATGTACAGTGACAGGCTGTGGCGGTGGGTGATGCTTCTGGGGTATGGAATTCCATTAGCGGCACTGATGAGAACCATCCTTGAGCTTTACTACTATCCCGAGGCCAACGGGTTATTCCCCATCGAATTGTCTTTGGCCATGGCTTTAGCCGTCCTGCCCACACTATTGGGAACGATGGCCGGCCGCGCTCTGCACCGCTATCGTCTGCGGACGCATTAGCTCCTTTCCTTCATTACAACCACATTTCCTCCCATGTCGAAACGATACGTGTTCGTCGTTTTGTCGTTGTTCTTGACTTCGACACTTTTTGCCGTTGACGTGCCGGAATGGCTCGAGTCACTGGCGGCAAACGCTCCCGGAGCGGAAACTTATCCACAAGCGTCGGTGCTCGTCCTGAAAGATGACAGAACAATCAGTGTAGATTCCGCCGGAGCATCTACTGCCTATGTAGAACAATGTCTCAAGCTGATTGATGACCGCGCCAAAGATGAGCAGGGAGATCGGTCCATACGTTTCGATGCCGAGCGCGATACGATAATCTTCGACGAAGTCTACACGAGACTGCCGGACGGGTCATGGATTGAACCAGAGCAAGATGCTTTTACGGTCACGAGCGCTCCCGAGGTGCAGTGGGCCTCTGCCTACTCGCAGCTAAAACAACAAAACGTCAGTTTTCCGGGTTTGGCCGCGAATGCTGTAATCTATTGGAAGTACCGGATTGAGCCCAAATCCGGACGCGATCCATGGCAAGACGACTACATCGGCGGGATCGTGACATTTGGCGGATTTGAACCCGTGCAAGAGCAGACATTCACAGTATCGTCGGACTCGTCACTTGCCGTTCAATATGAGATGCAAAACTCGGAATTGAAGCCGGAAGTTACGATGGATGGCGGGCGCAAGACTCTGACTTGGAAATTTAGAAACCTCGCGCAACTAACTCCCGAACCCAACATGGTATCATCTGCGCACCTCGTGCCGCGGTTGGTGTTCACTTCTTTCGCCGATTGGAGCGAAACGGATCTATATGTTGGGGAGAAATTCTGGAAGGCCGTTGAATCAGCTCAGCTCGCACAGCTTGAGTATTCGCAGCTTGCGAGTTTCGGGTCCATGCAGGGTAAACCTCTCGTTCAGAATATTGCCTCGTGGGTACAACAAAATATTCGCACAGTCAATCTTAGTCTTGGTGCTGTCGGATATACGCCCAACGACGCAAATGACGTATGGGCGAATCGCTACGGCGACGTGCGCGACAAGTTGGTTCTGTTGTCCGCGCTGCTGGGAGGGTATGGGATAGATTCCTATCCGGTGCTGATGCAATCGAGTGATTTGCCGTTCAGTTCACTGCCGTCACTTGAACAGTTCAGCTACATGATCCTCGCTGTTCCGCTGGACAAAGACACCTTGTTCCTCGATCCGATTCCGAGATTCTCGCCTCCTTACGAAATCGGCTACTCGCGTACTCTTGGGCAAGCCTGCCAGTTGGTTTTGGGTGCGCCGATCATCGGTCCGGCCAACGAATTGGTACGAGTTGACCGCAAAGCGAGCACCTCGATGTCCGTGGTGCTGGACGACACCGGAACTTTGTCAGGACGTGCGGACGCGGATGCCTTTGCGGACTACGCAAACATCGCGAGACAGACCTTCAGTGACCAAAAGGAACAAGAGAAGGAGATCTATTTTCAGAGAGCGGCATCACGAATCGGGCAGGGGTGCGAAGTCGTCCGAACCGAAGTTTCCGATCCTGAGCAGCTTACTCAGCCCATGCACGTCAGTCTCGACTTTTCTTGCAAAAACTACGCGGTCATTCAGGGCGACCTGATGCTCGTGGATTTGCCGGCGAGCCCGTTTTCATTCGCAATTTCGGGGTTTTACCCGTCACTCCCTGAGGTTAAGTATCCGGTCAACCTGCCGCTTGAAGGCACAACTGAAATGACCATTTTGGTCACTTATCCGAAGGAATATAAGGTCTCGTATTTGCCTTCGGCCCTCCTTGTAGAGAATCCATATGTAAAAATGTCCTTGGTGCCCAAGCAGCTTGCAGACCGCGTGGAATGGACACAGTCGATTACCTATAAGAGCAGTATGCTTCCTGTAAAGGACTACCAAAGCGTTCGGGAGTCTTTTGAAAAGTTGGTGGCTCCGAAGAACAGAATGATGGTTCTGGAGAAGGCTGAATAGTCTGGACCGCTGGGTGAATAATTTCGGTTGACAAAGCCAAAAGTTTTCCGTAGTTTACCACACGATTGGACAGGATAAAGCACTCTGCGCCGCAATTCTAAGATTTTGAAATTGCAATAGATAAGTGCATCCGTCCGAGAAACCAGCCATCTCGTGAAAACTGTAGCAATCTGTTGCCGCCTCACGCACGTTCATGCCGGACGTCCTCCACAATAATAACCTTGTAGTATTTCTGATTTTGCTGGCGGCCGTCGGAGCGGTGGTTGGGCTGTTTGTCGGCTTGACTGTGCTGTTCGGACCGAAGCGTCCGAGCGAGATCAAGAATGCTCCGTTTGAATCCGGCTGGTTGTCCAAGACGGACGCGACTCAGCCGTTCCCGATCAAGTACTACCTCGTGGCCATCTTGTTTGTCGTGTTCGACATCGAGGTGGCCTTTTTGTATCCGTGGGCGGTAGCATTCCGTGACAATGGGATGCTTGCCTTTATTTCGATGAATGTATTCTTGGCAATTCTGCTTGTGGGATTGTACTACGCTGTCAAGAAACGTGTTTTGGAGTGGAAGTAGATGAGCGAGTTGATGCAAAGCCCCATGCTGGACATGTCGCGTTCGCTTTCGGGCAACGTGATGACCACCAAGTTCGACAAGCTGTTGGGCTGGGCGCGCAAGTATTCGCTCTTTCAGTATCCGTTTGTAACGGCCTGTTGCGGCATGGAATTCATGTCGACGGCCTGTTCGCACTATGACCTTGACCGTTTTGGTGCCGCGTTTCCGAGGTTTTCGCCTCGTCAGGCCGACGTGATTTGGGTGGTGGGGACGATTAGTCACAAGATCGCCCCGATTCTGAAGAACATTTACGAACAGACGGCGGATCCTAAATGGGTCGTGAGTTTCGGAGCTTGTGCAAGTTGCGGTGGCCCATATGACAACTACGCAACCGTGCAAGGCGTCGACACGATTATTCCAGTTGACGTGTACATTGCGGGCTGCCCGCCTCGTCCCGAAGCCGTGCTCGACGGCTTGCTGAAATTGCAGGATCTGATTCAAAATCAGAAGCACGATTGGAAATGAGCAAGTTCCCCGAACATATCGCGATAGAAAAAGCTCATCCCACGGCGGTGCTGGATTGGCACGACCGTTTTGGAGATCGCACTTTGATTGTCGAGAGTAAGCAGATACTTGAAGTCATAACCTTGCTTCGCGACTCGTTTGGGTACGATATGCTGTCTGATTTGACGGCAGTGGACTATTATCCGCGCCGTCCCCGATTCGAGATGGTCTACCACCTCCTGAATATGGACAGCAAGGTCAGGCTCCGCGTTAAAGCCCAGCTTGAAGAGTCACATTCGCATATCGACAGTATTATCTCGCTTTATCCGATTGCCGACTGGCTCGAACGCGAAGTCTGGGACATGTTCGGAATCAAGTTTGAAGGTCATCCGCACCTGAAGCGTTTGCTGCTCTACGAAGAATTCGAAGGGCACCCGTTGCGGAAGGACTATCCCAAGACCAAGCGCCAGCCCTTGATCGGCCCGCAGAACTAAGTTATGGCAGATACCGAAGCACTCCCAACTCTCGACACGGCGGTTTTGACGAACGAGCCCGAGTTTCAGCAGAAGGAAATGATGTTGAATATCGGGCCCGCGCATCCTGCCATGCACGGGATTATCCGCATTCTTAGCAAACTCGAAGGCGAGCTTGTGGTTGAGTCGGACGTTGAGATCGGCTATCTGCATCGCGCGTTTGAAAAGAGCTGCGAGGAGAGTACGTGGAATCAGGCGATCATTTATACGGACCGTTTGAACTACGTTTCGGCCGCGATAAATAACATCGGCTACTGTATGGCCGTCGAGAAGCTCTTGGGAATAGAGCTTCCGCCGCGCGGCCAGTATATCCGCACTTTGTTGTCCGAGATATCGCGCATCAGCGATCACTTAACGTGCGTCGGCGCATCTGCGATGGAACTGGGAGGCTTCACGGTCTTTCTCTATATGATAAAAGGCCGTGAGTACCTTTGGGAGTTGATCGAGGAGTATTGCGGTGCGCGTGTTACGACGATGGCTTCGCGAGTGGGTGGCATGCCGTACGATTTGCCGGAAGGCTGGTTGGACAAATGCTTGTGGGTCGTCAAGGAGGTTCGTGACATCCTCAGGGAATGCGACATCTTGTTGACGAACAACCGAATCTTTGTCGAGCGCATGGAAAATGTCGGCGTGATGTCAGCGGAACGCGCGATTGCGTGGGGATGGACGGGCCCGTGCCTGCGCGGCAGCGGTGTCGCCTACGACGTGCGCAAAGATTTTCCATATCTTGTCTATGATCAGCTTGACTGGGAAGTACCGGTCGGCCGCCGCGGTGACAATCTGGACCGTTATCTGGTTCGGATGGAAGAAATGGAGCAGAGCTGCCGCATCGTCGAACAATGTGTGGCTAAGATTCCGGGTGGACCGATCAATTGCGACAACAAAAAGGTCGTGCTGCCGGAGAAGAAAGACACCTACGGAAATATCGAAGGCTTGATGAACCATTTCAAGCTGATTATGTACGGCCATGGTATTCGCGTTCCCGAAGGCGAAGTATACGTCCCGGTTGAAGGAGCGAATGGCGAGTTAGGGTTTTACATTGTCAGCCATCCTGACGAGCACTCGAAAGACGGTTGCAACGATCGGGCTTGGCGCGTGCGCTGCCGGCCGCCGTGTCTGCCGATGGTGGCAAGTTTGCCGGAAACGATTAACGACTATATGATTGCCGACATCATTCCGACGTTTGGGTCTGTGAATATGATCGGCGGCGAGCTGGATAGATAGAGCACATGCCGATTCCGGAAACACTTAAGAAGAAATCCGAAGAGATCATCTTCCGCTATCCTGAGGACAAGCGGGCGGCGGCTTTGCTCCCTCTGCTTTTCGAAGTACAGCGGGAGTTGGGTTGGATCACTCCCGAAGCGGAAACTTGGGTTGTGGAGACATTGGGCGTAACTCCGGTTCGCGTTCGTGAGGTCATCGAATTCTATCAGATGTTTCGCGCGGAACCGGTGGGGAAATATCTGATACAATTTTGCGAGAACATCTCCTGTTGCTTGACTGGCGGCGAAGAAATTCAGCACCATATCGAGCAAAAGTTGGGAATTCACCCGGGAGAGACGACCAAGGACGGAATGTTCACGCTGAAGTGTGTTGAGTGTCTTGGCGGCTGCTCGTGGGGACCGATGATGATTATCAACGAGGACCAGTATTTCCAGTTGACGGTCGAGAAGGCAGATAAAATTATCGACAGTCTAAAGTCTGACAGTCC
This region of Calditrichota bacterium genomic DNA includes:
- a CDS encoding DUF3857 domain-containing protein translates to MSKRYVFVVLSLFLTSTLFAVDVPEWLESLAANAPGAETYPQASVLVLKDDRTISVDSAGASTAYVEQCLKLIDDRAKDEQGDRSIRFDAERDTIIFDEVYTRLPDGSWIEPEQDAFTVTSAPEVQWASAYSQLKQQNVSFPGLAANAVIYWKYRIEPKSGRDPWQDDYIGGIVTFGGFEPVQEQTFTVSSDSSLAVQYEMQNSELKPEVTMDGGRKTLTWKFRNLAQLTPEPNMVSSAHLVPRLVFTSFADWSETDLYVGEKFWKAVESAQLAQLEYSQLASFGSMQGKPLVQNIASWVQQNIRTVNLSLGAVGYTPNDANDVWANRYGDVRDKLVLLSALLGGYGIDSYPVLMQSSDLPFSSLPSLEQFSYMILAVPLDKDTLFLDPIPRFSPPYEIGYSRTLGQACQLVLGAPIIGPANELVRVDRKASTSMSVVLDDTGTLSGRADADAFADYANIARQTFSDQKEQEKEIYFQRAASRIGQGCEVVRTEVSDPEQLTQPMHVSLDFSCKNYAVIQGDLMLVDLPASPFSFAISGFYPSLPEVKYPVNLPLEGTTEMTILVTYPKEYKVSYLPSALLVENPYVKMSLVPKQLADRVEWTQSITYKSSMLPVKDYQSVRESFEKLVAPKNRMMVLEKAE
- a CDS encoding NADH-quinone oxidoreductase subunit A, which gives rise to MPDVLHNNNLVVFLILLAAVGAVVGLFVGLTVLFGPKRPSEIKNAPFESGWLSKTDATQPFPIKYYLVAILFVVFDIEVAFLYPWAVAFRDNGMLAFISMNVFLAILLVGLYYAVKKRVLEWK
- the nuoB gene encoding NADH-quinone oxidoreductase subunit NuoB; this encodes MSELMQSPMLDMSRSLSGNVMTTKFDKLLGWARKYSLFQYPFVTACCGMEFMSTACSHYDLDRFGAAFPRFSPRQADVIWVVGTISHKIAPILKNIYEQTADPKWVVSFGACASCGGPYDNYATVQGVDTIIPVDVYIAGCPPRPEAVLDGLLKLQDLIQNQKHDWK
- a CDS encoding NADH-quinone oxidoreductase subunit C, which translates into the protein MSKFPEHIAIEKAHPTAVLDWHDRFGDRTLIVESKQILEVITLLRDSFGYDMLSDLTAVDYYPRRPRFEMVYHLLNMDSKVRLRVKAQLEESHSHIDSIISLYPIADWLEREVWDMFGIKFEGHPHLKRLLLYEEFEGHPLRKDYPKTKRQPLIGPQN
- a CDS encoding NADH-quinone oxidoreductase subunit D is translated as MADTEALPTLDTAVLTNEPEFQQKEMMLNIGPAHPAMHGIIRILSKLEGELVVESDVEIGYLHRAFEKSCEESTWNQAIIYTDRLNYVSAAINNIGYCMAVEKLLGIELPPRGQYIRTLLSEISRISDHLTCVGASAMELGGFTVFLYMIKGREYLWELIEEYCGARVTTMASRVGGMPYDLPEGWLDKCLWVVKEVRDILRECDILLTNNRIFVERMENVGVMSAERAIAWGWTGPCLRGSGVAYDVRKDFPYLVYDQLDWEVPVGRRGDNLDRYLVRMEEMEQSCRIVEQCVAKIPGGPINCDNKKVVLPEKKDTYGNIEGLMNHFKLIMYGHGIRVPEGEVYVPVEGANGELGFYIVSHPDEHSKDGCNDRAWRVRCRPPCLPMVASLPETINDYMIADIIPTFGSVNMIGGELDR
- the nuoE gene encoding NADH-quinone oxidoreductase subunit NuoE, yielding MPIPETLKKKSEEIIFRYPEDKRAAALLPLLFEVQRELGWITPEAETWVVETLGVTPVRVREVIEFYQMFRAEPVGKYLIQFCENISCCLTGGEEIQHHIEQKLGIHPGETTKDGMFTLKCVECLGGCSWGPMMIINEDQYFQLTVEKADKIIDSLKSDSPIPPDNPTPLLGNIAGEKA